The nucleotide window GTTGTTGGAGGAGACgatgggagcgggggggggggggggggggagggttgggtggagggtggagtgtggaaagagcgggggtgagagtgggggatggaggaggaagtAGGGGGAAAGAGGGTAAGACCACGGGGGGGTTGATGGAGGAGAAGGTGAGAGGATGAAGGGAGCTGGGGGAATAGAGAGTTGAAACCGGaccaaccggaggaaacccacgtagtcacagggagaacgtgcaaacgccacacagacagcacccgaggtcaggattgagtccaggtctctggtgcagtaaagcagctctgccagctgcgccactgtgctatttCGGATGGCCGATGGTggataggggagggagaggggacgaGTTCATGTCATGGTCCTTCTCCGCTGCGGACCACGCAGGTTATCATTCACGGTTCCAACATCGTGCGGCCGTCTGTACTTAAACGGCGAGGTAgttactctgtgtgtttacccccctctccctgcccccagaGGAACAGGCGAAGCTGCGATTCCAGATGGAGCTGGAGTTTGTTCAGTGTCTGGCGAACCCTAACTACCTAAACTGTGAGTATCACGCTCTCTCCCCGCagctgggttgttttctctgggctatcggaggctgaggggagacctgattgaattaaatataattatgtggggcatagatagggtagacaatcagaaccttttattCAGGTTGGAtatatcaaagattagagggcatagctttaagatgagaggggcgaaATGTAAAGTGGAGGTATTACATGAATGGTGGGTGTCGGAAACGTTATCAGGAGTGGTGGAGATgtccatttaagaggctttttgataggtacatggatatgcagggaatggaaggatgtggatcacgtgcagtcaGAGGAGGTTAGATTAACTTGACATCGTGTTTGACGCAGacctgggccgaagggcttgttctgtgctgtactgttctatgaaggCAGCAGTGGTGTTAGAGGGAGTGACTTCTATAAAGAATGGGTGGAGAGGGCAGCTGGGCATGAGGGAATGTGGTCACAGTTGATGCCCAGTGAGAGGCAAGGGTACGGGACCAGGGGTTGTGGCTGAGGGGCTTGGTGCAGCAGGGTTAATGCCTGCAGtccaattttcctgccatctAATAGAGTGATCTTGTTCCGGCCACAGTCTTGGCGCAGAGGGGTTACTTCAGAGACCGCACGTTTGTCAACTACTTCAAATACCTCCTGTACTGGAAGGAGCCCGAGTACGCCAGGTACCTGAAGTaagtgctgtactgctctatgtaccGTGTGAGTGCTCATGCGCCGATCTGTGACATTACATtgtctccccccacacactcgtCTGTTTCCTACCACCTCTCACtcattctctcccccaccccccaccccctccctcactctctcttcctctcccttgcACAATTTCCATTCCACCTCACCCTCTTTCTCACttactctctctcactccctcattCTTGACCCCCCATTTCACCTCTTACTCTCTCGCCCATCTCCCGCTCTgtccctcactctctctttctgcctctcCCTCAGTAACTCTCCCCTTCACTCACTCattctatctcccctctctccccattcttgaTCTTCCCCCCTCTTTCAACACCTCTCACTCATTCACTACCccattcactctctccccctctctctttccctctcgctCACTCACAATCATTTTCtcactctcccatccctctcttcccctctccctcgcccactcatcctctctccctcctcctctttcactctctcactctctctccccaggtACCCCCAGTGTCTCCACATGTTGGAGCTGCTTCAGTACGAGCACTTCCGCAAGGAGCTGGTCAACGCCCAGTGCGCCAAGTTCATCGATGAGCAGCAGCTGCTGCACTGGCAGCATTACTCCCGCAAGCGTGCGCGGCTGCAGCAGGCCCTGgctgagcagcagcagcagaacaaCGCCTCCAGCAAGTGAGGGCCCAGCGGGCCAGCCAGCCGGGTCAGCGGGGGGAGGGCACCCACAGCCTGGCCaatggctctgcggcacatggacAGAGACAGCATGGAGCAGGGGCCCCGGGCAGGAGGGCCCCTCCGCGGATATTTATAAACCAGTCGGACTTGTGCAGTGATTGAAGTGCTAGAATCTGCGGTCTGCTTCCTGTGGCCATCGGCTGGATTCACTGTTGAGAGTCTACACCAATAGGATGAACATCTCTTCAGAACCTGTAGAACTTGTCCGGTTACCCAGTTGGGAACCCAGAAATGTTAGTCATTTGTAGACGGAATTGGAGGAGTCAAAAAAGAGTTCCTGGATTTCAGTCTGTTGTGAAAGTCTACATCCAGCAACAACTCACGTCTGCCTGTCCAGCCCAGTCCTGCACTATCGTTGCATAACATGGATACAGTACTGGTGGGGACGGGTCTGACACTGTAAAACACTGGGATACAGTACTGGTGGGGATGGGTGTCAGTGTATCAGTGAGGGCCTGTGGTCAGGATTCCCCTGTGACTCCCAGTGCAGCATTGGCAGTGACTGGGCCAGCAGCGGCAGATGTGTTGGGTTATTTTGTAAATTATCGCAGATTTGTCTATAAATCATTTGTGATTGATACAATGGGGTAGTTTCCACTCCGAATCTCTGGGAGAAACCCAGTGTGTGTGAATTTGCATGTGCACAATCCCAGTATGTTTGTGCACAAACCAGTGGTGGTGAGAATGGGAAGAATAAGGAATCTGACAGAAGCATCTGTCCTGGGAAGAGCTGGCTCGGTGTCCAGGACTCTGGGACTAGCCTCTTCTCCTCCTCACAGCTCTGACCTGCCATGAATGCTGCCTCAGTGTAGCCACCCTCCTCCATCCCTTTTACTCAACATCTTGACTGTTGCATTCCCACAAACCTTGTCAACCTGCACTTATTGACCTCCTGTACCACATGTCCCATCTCCCCCAATCTCGCTGCCTTCTATTTTAAACTCCTCACTTTGTGTTGAAGTCTCTCTGTAGTCTCGCCCCTCCCTCCCTATCGATGGTGGCCTCTCCACCAG belongs to Leucoraja erinacea ecotype New England chromosome 28, Leri_hhj_1, whole genome shotgun sequence and includes:
- the med31 gene encoding mediator of RNA polymerase II transcription subunit 31; translated protein: MELEFVQCLANPNYLNFLAQRGYFRDRTFVNYFKYLLYWKEPEYARYLKYPQCLHMLELLQYEHFRKELVNAQCAKFIDEQQLLHWQHYSRKRARLQQALAEQQQQNNASSK